The proteins below come from a single Acidimicrobiia bacterium genomic window:
- a CDS encoding nitroreductase/quinone reductase family protein, which produces MAVDKRSLKGKLLLQAKRFGGAAHGAMYRRSGGRMGGTLRGVPVLLLTTTGRKSGLERTVPLVYDEQDGSFVVASSNAGHWEPAWLLNLRDDPRVTFDVGRRRFQGTAEIVDGERGKAMWARYEQLHPTYPKYRESRGVDFPMVVLHPDTAGSS; this is translated from the coding sequence ATGGCAGTAGACAAGCGGTCTCTCAAGGGCAAACTGCTCCTCCAGGCAAAGCGATTCGGTGGGGCGGCTCACGGGGCAATGTATCGCCGGTCGGGAGGCCGGATGGGTGGCACCCTGCGGGGCGTCCCGGTCCTCCTCCTGACGACAACCGGCCGAAAGAGTGGACTTGAACGGACGGTGCCTCTCGTCTACGACGAACAAGACGGTTCTTTCGTTGTCGCAAGTTCCAACGCCGGACACTGGGAGCCGGCATGGCTGCTCAATCTTCGCGACGATCCCCGGGTGACCTTCGATGTGGGCCGCAGACGATTTCAGGGCACTGCCGAGATCGTCGACGGCGAGCGCGGGAAGGCCATGTGGGCCCGGTACGAGCAGCTACATCCCACCTATCCCAAATACAGAGAGAGCCGCGGCGTCGACTTCCCGATGGTGGTATTGCACCCCGACACGGCCGGCTCTTCCTGA